The window CCAGCACCGACATGAGGCCCGCGTCCTTGGCCATTACCCGATCACCTGCGGGAGGTTGTTGCGGACCAGCTCGATGTCATCGCGCACCTTGAGGACGGACCCGAGCGTGGCCGTCGTCACATTAGGGTCCAGGCGATCAGCTCCCAGGACGTCCAGCGCTCGCGCCCAGTCCAGGGTCTCGGCCACACCCGGGCGCTTCTGCAGGTCCATCTTGCGGAGGTTCTGCACCGCCTTGGAGACCTGGCGGGCGAGCTCTTCGGGGATCTCGGGGGCCCGGGCCCGCACGATCTCGACCTCCCGGTCCAGCTTCGGGTAGTCGATCCAGTGAAACAGGCAGCGGCGCTTCAGGGCGTCGTGCA of the Actinomycetota bacterium genome contains:
- a CDS encoding MoxR family ATPase; this translates as FLLEVLSDFQVTIPELGTIKCKKPPVVILTSNRTRELHDALKRRCLFHWIDYPKLDREVEIVRARAPEIPEELARQVSKAVQNLRKMDLQKRPGVAETLDWARALDVLGADRLDPNVTTATLGSVLKVRDDIELVRNNLPQVIG